One genomic region from Conexibacter woesei DSM 14684 encodes:
- the pgsA gene encoding CDP-diacylglycerol--glycerol-3-phosphate 3-phosphatidyltransferase codes for MFPVNVPNVLTVLRILLVPVLVVALLDETPNGDLWAAIVFAVASLTDLLDGYLARTRNAITTFGKLMDPIADKLLIIAALVALVSLGRVAAWVAMVIIAREFAVTALRMAATSQGVVISASFFGKLKTCFQIAMVMALILAGSVLWVDLLVYATVAVTVASGADYFFGLRRTLGARDRAGSSPGGSDPVGRTRPGAPSSSA; via the coding sequence ATGTTCCCGGTCAACGTCCCCAACGTCCTCACGGTCCTGCGGATCCTGCTCGTGCCGGTGCTCGTCGTCGCGCTGCTCGACGAGACGCCGAACGGCGACCTGTGGGCGGCGATCGTCTTCGCCGTCGCGTCGCTGACCGACCTGCTCGACGGCTACCTCGCGCGCACGCGCAACGCGATCACGACGTTCGGGAAGCTGATGGACCCGATCGCCGACAAGCTGCTGATCATCGCCGCGCTGGTGGCGCTCGTCTCGCTCGGCCGCGTCGCCGCGTGGGTCGCGATGGTGATCATCGCGCGCGAGTTCGCCGTCACCGCGCTGCGGATGGCCGCGACCTCGCAGGGCGTCGTGATCTCCGCCAGCTTCTTCGGCAAGCTCAAGACCTGCTTCCAGATCGCGATGGTGATGGCGCTGATCCTGGCGGGCAGCGTGCTGTGGGTCGACCTGCTCGTCTACGCCACGGTCGCGGTCACGGTCGCGTCGGGCGCCGACTACTTCTTCGGCCTGCGGCGGACGCTCGGCGCGCGCGACCGCGCTGGATCCTCGCCCGGGGGCTCGGATCCAGTTGGAAGAACTCGCCCGGGGGCTCCTTCTTCCAGCGCGTGA
- a CDS encoding sigma-70 family RNA polymerase sigma factor — protein MEEFRQLIAEGQERGYLTFEEIATTLEEVEVTKEQVQELHAHLEEHGIDVVEADGKPAVSAAGAAEGERPDTRRSSGSAKRPEIDLTVEPSLDSLRLYLRSIGRVNLLTAEQEVHLAQRIERGDMRAKQQMIEANLRLVVSIAKGYLGRGLTFLDLIQEGSLGLIRAVEKFDHRRGFKFSTYATWWIRQAVTRAIADKGRTIRIPVHMVEKLNKVVHVERQLVQSLGREPTPEEIAAELECTVREVRDILRMAQQPVSLEKPIGEEEESELGDFVEDQTAESPFELASENLRRDNVRRALQALPQREREVIEMRFGLGGGRPRTLEEVGRAFNVTRERIRQIENHTLKKLEALPEAQRLRDAS, from the coding sequence ATGGAGGAGTTTCGCCAACTGATAGCCGAGGGTCAGGAACGCGGATACCTGACGTTCGAGGAGATCGCCACCACGCTCGAAGAGGTGGAGGTCACGAAGGAACAGGTGCAGGAGCTGCATGCGCACCTGGAGGAGCACGGCATCGACGTGGTCGAGGCCGACGGCAAGCCGGCGGTCTCTGCGGCTGGCGCCGCGGAGGGGGAACGGCCGGACACGCGCCGCAGCAGCGGCTCGGCGAAGCGCCCGGAGATCGACCTGACGGTCGAGCCGAGTCTCGACTCGCTCCGGCTCTACCTGCGTTCGATCGGCAGAGTCAACCTGTTGACGGCCGAGCAGGAGGTCCACCTGGCGCAGCGCATCGAGCGCGGCGACATGCGGGCCAAGCAGCAGATGATCGAGGCGAACCTGCGCCTCGTCGTGTCGATCGCGAAGGGGTATCTCGGACGAGGGCTCACGTTCCTCGACCTGATCCAGGAGGGCTCGCTCGGGCTCATCCGCGCGGTCGAGAAGTTCGACCACCGTCGTGGCTTCAAGTTCTCGACGTACGCGACCTGGTGGATCCGCCAGGCCGTGACGCGCGCGATCGCCGACAAGGGCCGGACCATACGGATCCCGGTCCACATGGTGGAGAAGCTCAACAAGGTCGTGCACGTCGAGCGCCAGCTCGTGCAGTCGCTCGGCCGTGAGCCCACGCCGGAGGAGATCGCGGCGGAGCTCGAGTGCACGGTCAGGGAAGTCCGGGACATCCTGCGGATGGCCCAGCAGCCCGTGTCGCTCGAGAAGCCGATCGGCGAGGAGGAGGAGTCCGAGCTCGGCGACTTCGTCGAGGATCAGACGGCCGAGTCACCGTTCGAGCTGGCGTCGGAGAACCTGCGGCGCGACAACGTGCGGCGGGCGCTTCAGGCGCTCCCGCAGCGCGAGCGCGAGGTGATCGAGATGCGCTTCGGCCTCGGGGGAGGCCGCCCGCGCACGCTGGAGGAGGTCGGTCGCGCGTTCAACGTCACGCGCGAGCGCATCCGCCAGATCGAGAACCACACGCTCAAGAAGCTCGAGGCGCTGCCCGAAGCACAGCGCCTCCGCGACGCGTCCTAG
- a CDS encoding type II toxin-antitoxin system death-on-curing family toxin — MSGLPLADFLLIAEAVIGVDSARLERLPGIARAESALAAPNAGFGDVELYPELHKKAAILCSRIVRNHPLPDGNKRVGYVCMIEFIRRNGAVGARREP, encoded by the coding sequence GTGTCCGGCCTCCCGCTTGCGGACTTCCTCCTGATCGCCGAGGCGGTGATCGGCGTCGATTCGGCGCGCCTCGAGCGACTTCCCGGAATCGCACGCGCCGAGTCTGCGCTCGCTGCGCCGAACGCCGGCTTCGGGGACGTCGAGCTCTACCCCGAGCTGCACAAGAAGGCCGCGATCCTCTGCTCGCGGATCGTCCGCAACCACCCGCTGCCCGACGGGAACAAGCGCGTGGGGTATGTCTGCATGATCGAGTTCATCCGTCGCAACGGCGCCGTGGGCGCCCGTCGCGAGCCTTGA
- a CDS encoding zinc-dependent alcohol dehydrogenase family protein, giving the protein MRAMVLTEPGQPLSAAELAEPLPGPGELLLRVRACGVCRTDLHLRDGELAAGHQPLVLGHQIVGEVIGGDVESGTRAGIGARVGVPWLGWTCGVCRYCTSGRENLCAKARFTGCDIDGGYAELAVADARFCFPLPASDGFSDEQVAPLLCAGLIGYRAFQMAGDAERVGLYGFGAAAHLICQVAVHEGRRVFAFTRERDVAGQQFARELGAVWAGASAERPPEELDAALIFAPVGALVPLALRAVARGGSVICAGIHMSDIPSFPYVDVWGERTLRSVANLTRADGEAFLALAPRVPLRTQVTTYPLAAAEQALADLRAGAFEGAAVLRVA; this is encoded by the coding sequence ATGCGCGCGATGGTGCTGACGGAGCCGGGGCAGCCGCTAAGCGCGGCCGAGCTGGCCGAGCCGCTGCCTGGACCGGGGGAGCTGCTGCTGCGCGTGCGCGCGTGCGGCGTCTGCCGCACCGACCTGCACCTGCGCGACGGGGAACTGGCGGCCGGCCACCAGCCGCTCGTGCTCGGCCATCAGATCGTCGGCGAGGTGATCGGCGGAGACGTCGAGTCCGGGACGCGGGCAGGGATCGGCGCGCGCGTCGGGGTGCCGTGGCTCGGCTGGACCTGCGGCGTCTGCCGCTACTGCACCAGCGGGCGCGAGAACCTCTGCGCGAAGGCGCGCTTCACCGGCTGCGACATCGACGGCGGCTACGCCGAGCTGGCCGTCGCCGACGCGCGCTTCTGCTTCCCGCTGCCGGCGAGCGACGGCTTCAGCGACGAGCAGGTGGCGCCGCTGCTGTGCGCGGGCCTGATCGGCTACCGCGCCTTCCAGATGGCCGGCGACGCCGAGCGCGTCGGGCTCTACGGCTTCGGCGCCGCGGCGCACCTGATCTGCCAGGTCGCCGTCCACGAGGGGCGGCGGGTCTTCGCGTTCACGCGCGAGCGTGACGTCGCCGGGCAGCAGTTCGCCCGCGAGCTGGGCGCCGTCTGGGCCGGCGCGAGCGCCGAGCGGCCGCCGGAGGAGCTGGACGCGGCGTTGATCTTCGCGCCCGTCGGCGCGCTCGTGCCGCTCGCGCTGCGCGCCGTCGCGCGCGGCGGCAGCGTGATCTGCGCCGGCATCCACATGAGCGACATCCCCTCCTTCCCCTACGTCGACGTATGGGGCGAGCGGACGCTCAGATCGGTCGCCAACCTGACGCGCGCCGACGGCGAGGCGTTCCTCGCGCTCGCGCCGCGGGTGCCGCTGCGGACCCAGGTGACGACCTACCCGCTCGCCGCCGCCGAGCAGGCGCTCGCCGACCTGCGCGCGGGCGCGTTCGAGGGCGCGGCGGTGCTGCGGGTCGCCTGA
- a CDS encoding ABC transporter permease — MSATTPDAPTAAPGGGSSLADRHRGLISLSGREVNRVLKLWQQTIAAPVVASFLFILVFGLSLGSRISGVDGIDYDVFIVPGLVTMAMVQAAYTNNSSSVFQARFDRYINDVLASPMKSWEVNLGLSLGGAVRALIIAVVLVLISLPVVSVPIHDPFVLLIAVVLALVIFSSLGVIVGVYAQSWDHASFVQNIVIVPLSFLGGTFYSVDTLPSPWQEISHVNPLFFVINAVRYGFLGVSDVSVWLSLGVMAALAAAMIAWSSWLFATGKKLKA; from the coding sequence ATGAGCGCAACGACCCCGGACGCGCCCACCGCCGCCCCCGGCGGCGGGTCGTCGCTCGCCGACCGCCACCGCGGCCTGATCTCGCTCAGCGGCCGCGAGGTCAACCGCGTGCTGAAGCTGTGGCAGCAGACGATCGCCGCACCGGTAGTCGCCTCGTTCCTCTTCATCCTCGTCTTCGGGCTGTCGCTCGGCAGCCGCATCAGCGGCGTCGACGGGATCGACTACGACGTCTTCATCGTCCCCGGCCTCGTCACGATGGCGATGGTCCAGGCGGCGTACACGAACAACTCCTCGTCGGTCTTCCAGGCGCGCTTCGACCGCTACATCAACGACGTGCTCGCCTCGCCGATGAAGAGCTGGGAGGTCAACCTCGGCCTCTCGCTCGGCGGCGCCGTGCGCGCGCTGATCATCGCGGTCGTGCTCGTGCTGATCTCGCTGCCGGTCGTCTCGGTGCCGATCCACGATCCGTTCGTGCTGCTGATCGCCGTCGTCCTGGCGCTGGTGATCTTCTCCTCGCTCGGCGTGATCGTCGGCGTCTACGCGCAGTCGTGGGACCACGCCAGCTTCGTGCAGAACATCGTGATCGTGCCGCTCTCGTTCCTCGGCGGCACCTTCTACTCGGTCGACACGCTGCCCTCGCCGTGGCAGGAGATCTCGCACGTCAACCCGCTGTTCTTCGTCATCAACGCCGTCCGCTACGGCTTCCTTGGCGTCAGCGACGTCTCCGTCTGGCTGTCGCTCGGCGTGATGGCCGCGCTCGCCGCCGCGATGATCGCCTGGAGCAGCTGGCTGTTCGCGACGGGCAAGAAGCTGAAGGCGTAG
- a CDS encoding ABC transporter ATP-binding protein encodes MDHATTSTPALELRGLTKRYDDGFLALEDFDLTVPAGEFFGLLGPNGAGKTTLISAVCNLIRTTGGEIRIFGHDHRNADARRLIGLAEQDINLDRFLDVEETLLYHGGYYGMEPARARRRAKEMMEIFDLSGKAKTRAPKLSGGMRRRLLIARALMHEPPLLILDEPTAGVDFELRIDLWQYIRRLHGEGTTVLLTTHYLEEAEELCAEIALIRGGQLLARDSADGLRSHYGVETLADVYVKAMAAAA; translated from the coding sequence ATGGACCACGCAACCACTTCCACTCCGGCGCTCGAGCTGCGGGGGCTCACCAAGCGCTACGACGACGGGTTCCTCGCCTTGGAGGACTTCGACCTGACCGTGCCGGCCGGCGAGTTCTTCGGGCTGCTCGGCCCCAACGGCGCCGGCAAGACGACGCTCATCAGCGCCGTCTGCAACCTGATCCGCACGACCGGCGGCGAGATACGCATCTTCGGCCACGACCATCGCAACGCCGACGCGCGCAGGCTGATCGGCCTCGCCGAGCAGGACATCAACCTCGACCGCTTCCTCGACGTCGAGGAGACGCTGCTCTACCACGGCGGCTACTACGGGATGGAGCCGGCTCGCGCACGCAGGCGCGCGAAGGAGATGATGGAGATCTTCGACCTCAGCGGGAAGGCGAAGACGCGCGCGCCAAAGCTCTCCGGCGGCATGCGCCGGCGCCTGCTGATCGCCCGTGCGCTGATGCACGAGCCGCCGCTGCTGATCCTCGACGAGCCGACCGCCGGCGTCGACTTCGAGCTGCGGATCGACCTGTGGCAGTACATCCGCCGCCTGCACGGCGAGGGCACGACCGTGCTGCTGACGACGCACTACCTCGAGGAGGCCGAGGAGCTGTGCGCCGAGATCGCGCTGATCCGCGGCGGGCAGCTGCTCGCGCGTGACTCGGCCGACGGGCTGCGCTCGCACTACGGCGTCGAGACGCTCGCGGACGTGTACGTCAAGGCGATGGCGGCCGCCGCATGA
- the mptA gene encoding GTP cyclohydrolase MptA, which translates to MTDTRTASYQPPDVQAGLPPLEVSLSRVGVTGVEKVIRIRQDGAEQLFSARLECFVDLGPRQKGAHMSRFEEVVNDAIGEVILGEATFRAETLAQHVAERVRERQGARRAEVTIEARYPEHKPAPVSGITTQEIYTLYGSAVASERGTRRLIGVAAQGMTACPCAQQLIEGSSRERLLADGFSDDEILRIFDHVPVATHNQRGLGTLHIGCPEDSDDDIDARTLLDIVEGSMSSEIYELMKRSDEGAVVEKAHRRPRFVEDCVREMVRGVIERFPHLRDDSFFSARQENLETIHQHNVDAERFGLLGELRRELETGEHSPAHATRRAWLDGAA; encoded by the coding sequence ATGACGGACACGCGCACCGCCAGCTACCAGCCGCCAGACGTCCAGGCGGGACTGCCGCCGCTCGAGGTCAGCCTCTCGCGCGTCGGCGTCACCGGCGTCGAGAAGGTCATCCGCATCAGACAAGATGGCGCGGAACAACTCTTCTCCGCCAGACTCGAATGCTTCGTCGACCTCGGGCCGCGCCAGAAGGGCGCCCACATGTCGCGCTTCGAGGAGGTCGTCAACGACGCGATCGGCGAGGTCATCCTCGGCGAGGCGACGTTCCGCGCCGAGACGCTGGCGCAGCACGTCGCCGAGCGCGTGCGCGAGCGCCAGGGCGCCCGCCGCGCCGAGGTCACGATCGAGGCACGCTACCCGGAGCACAAGCCCGCGCCCGTCTCCGGCATCACGACGCAGGAGATCTACACGCTCTACGGCTCGGCGGTCGCGTCCGAGCGCGGCACCCGCCGGCTGATCGGCGTCGCCGCGCAGGGGATGACCGCGTGCCCGTGCGCGCAGCAGCTGATCGAGGGCTCCTCGCGCGAGCGGCTGCTCGCGGACGGCTTCAGCGACGACGAGATCTTGCGCATCTTCGACCACGTCCCCGTCGCGACGCACAACCAGCGCGGCCTCGGCACGCTCCACATCGGCTGCCCGGAGGACAGCGACGACGACATCGACGCGCGCACGCTGCTCGACATCGTCGAGGGCTCGATGTCGTCGGAGATCTACGAGCTGATGAAGCGCAGCGACGAGGGCGCCGTCGTCGAGAAGGCGCACCGGCGCCCGCGCTTCGTCGAGGACTGCGTCCGCGAGATGGTGCGCGGCGTGATCGAGAGATTCCCGCACCTGCGCGACGACTCGTTCTTCTCCGCACGGCAGGAGAACCTCGAGACGATCCACCAGCACAACGTCGACGCCGAGCGCTTCGGGCTGCTCGGCGAGCTGCGGCGTGAGCTGGAGACCGGCGAGCACTCGCCGGCCCACGCGACCCGTCGCGCCTGGCTCGACGGCGCCGCGTAG